From Coccinella septempunctata chromosome 4, icCocSept1.1, whole genome shotgun sequence, a single genomic window includes:
- the LOC123312040 gene encoding BTB/POZ domain-containing protein 6-like, translating to MSVPPPPACDWQTTKKQIKERGQHLLETGMWSDCRFIVGTEPNQQVLEGHKLFLAMSSPVFEAMFYGGMAEKDPIAILDVQPDAFRALLEYVYTDTINLTSFDQACELCYGAKKYMLPHLVEECTKYLWSDLYPKNACRAYEFAKLFEEPILMDKCLNIICNQTQEVLSESSFEEAELNTIITIFEQDELNIESELDLFSALQRYAVRHNLTIESVSNNNSSNRLTYRDALMKIRFLTLTPQQFAEGPANSQLLAQSEKFSILMNICSPSAANPMPEGFSLSKSTRKRKQQLNMRHGLYLAGPSNMEMDTSRTSMIIFPSSNVESGSESLKKYYCSRQLLRITECMNTSVLDCALTFRCDKNIGIYGIEVPAQIPMKDNDRQQQNCGYTELLYAHLLDADGSRLTYTHFTSRVEYNSIIEIFFNRPIYIQKNKIYKVGVVLNKIGCYPIGTHPITSMSNGVVFTFSEGLSVGDNARDGLIRSIIFSMSNPNNVTYRPSYQKNIL from the exons ATGAGTGTCCCTCCACCTCCAGCCTGTGACTGGCAAACTACTAAAAAACAAATTAAGGAGAGAGGTCAACATTTACTCGAAACAGGAATGTGGAGCGATTGTAGGTTCATTGTAGGAACCGAACCCAACCAGCAAGTTCTGGAAGGACATAAGCTGTTTTTAGCGATGTCAAGTCCTGTTTTTGAAGCTATGTTCTATGGTGGTATGGCTGAAAAAGACCCAATTGCTATTCTTGATGTGCAACCTGATGCTTTTCGAGCACTCCTTGA atatgtcTATACAGATACTATCAACCTCACATCATTTGACCAAGCATGTGAACTTTGTTATGGGGCCAAGAAATACATGCTTCCTCATTTAGTTGAAGAATGTACAAAGTATTTATGGTCTGACTTGTATCCAAAAAATGCTTGCAGAGCTTATGAATTCGCTAAACTTTTTGAAGAACCAATTCTAATGGATAAATGTTTAAAT atCATTTGCAATCAAACTCAGGAAGTTTTATCTGAGAGTAGCTTTGAAGAAGCAGAATTGAATACGATTATCACCATTTTTGAGCAAGATGAACTTAATATTGAGTCAGAGTTGGATTTATTTTCTGCTCTGCAGAGATATGCTGTGCGACATAATTTAACAATAG AATCAGTTAGCAACAATAATTCAAGTAATCGTCTGACTTATCGGGATGCTTTgatgaaaattcgatttttgaCATTAACTCCCCAACAGTTCGCTGAAGGACCTGCAAATTCACAATTATTggcacaatcagaaaaattctctattttaatgaatatttgttctccGAGTGCTGCTAACCCTATGCCAGAAGGTTTTTCACTATCTAAATCCACAAGAAAAAGGAAACAGCAACTGAATATGAGACATGGCCTTTATTTG gctGGTCCATCTAACATGGAAATGGACACATCAAGAACATCAATGATCATATTTCCATCCTCCAATGTTGAAAGTGGCAGTGaatctttaaaaaaatattactgTTCTAGACAGCTCCTACGAATAACAGAATGTATGAACACCAGTGTTTTGGATTGTGCCCTTACGTTTCGATGTGACAAGAACATTGGTATCTACGGAATTGAA GTACCTGCACAAATACCGATGAAAGATAACGATAGACAACAGCAAAATTGTGGTTATACAGAGTTGCTTTATGCTCATTTATTGGATGCCGATGGTAGTCGGCTAACATATACTCATTTCACAAGCAGGGTAGAATACAACtcgattattgaaatttttttcaataggcCTATCTATATCCAGAAAAATAAG ATTTATAAAGTCGGCGTCGTCCTTAACAAAATTGGGTGCTACCCAATTGGTACACATCCCATTACTTCAATGTCTAATGGAGTTGTATTTACTTTTTCTGAAGGTCTTTCTGTTGGTGATAACGCACGAGATGGACTGATTCGTTCCATAATTTTTTCCATGTCTAATCCGAATAATGTAACTTATAGGCCATcctatcaaaaaaatatattataa
- the LOC123312145 gene encoding tetraspanin-7-like gives MTLRFQTIATMACMKSFLMAFNFIFWLSGIIILIIGIWMKVDLHKYTEMSTKFSNIIPYVLIAIGAFIFLIGTFACCCTLKGQPGLLYIYGGILAAIFVLELGCSFSVYTYRADLMEGLDEGITNAMNNYYNETANISDDFDEMQLTLKCCGSHNASDWLNINPSKIPASCCIRENCDVYDETQIFQEGCYEKIINFLKTNIGGIGLVAMVVAIFPLVGLILSCSLARLLNKHKYEQMS, from the exons atgacaCTGCGGTTTCAAACAATTGCAACTATGGCTTGCATGAAGAGCTTTCTCATGGCATTCAACTTTATATTTTGG TTGTCTGGTATCATCATATTGATTATTGGGATATGGATGAAGGTGGACCTTCATAAGTATACGGAAATGAGTACTAAGTTCTCAAATATCATTCCATATGTTCTAATCGCGATAGGTGCTTTCATTTTTTTGATTGGAACCTTCGCCTGCTGCTGCACCCTCAAAGGGCAACCCGGCCTTCTCTACATT TACGGGGGAATTTTGGCTGCTATTTTCGTTCTTGAATTGGGTTGCAGTTTTTCTGTTTATACTTATCGCGCGGATTTGATGGAAGGATTAGATGAAGGAATTACCAATGCCATGAACAATTACTACAACGAAACAGCAAATATCTCCGATGATTTCGATGAGATGCAGCTGACG TTGAAATGTTGTGGCAGCCATAATGCCAGTGATTGGTTGAATATTAATCCCTCGAAAATCCCGGCATCATGTTGTATCAGAGAAAATTGTGATGTTTATGATGAaactcaaatatttcaagag gGTTGTTATGAAAAGATTATCAATTTTCTGAAGACCAACATCGGGGGAATTGGATTGGTAGCTATGGTGGTAGCTATTTTTCCGCTGGTTGGATTAATATTATCATGTTCTCTTGCTCGTTTATTGAACAAACACAAATACGAGCAGATGTCCTAA
- the LOC123312144 gene encoding advillin isoform X2 — protein MRSSNHRNVFLDDLCINGSNNSSTEAAFRKIQKQWTAFLIWRVEDMTLTALPKEQYGVFNSEEAYVIFSAAQIGQPAGVETVPREVKNEKLEYHVHFWLGADTTPNKSGVAAFKTVELDSILNGVVTQHRESQDYESARFKSYFKNGIRILKYQSNDTTISFPRLFRVRGKTCPVLTEMGGISWSLFNSSYILILQTNKYVFFWVGRSSNASERVRALEIAKELNSSVAGSELVIINDGYEKTLADDHKKEFNKVMPLDKRVILPDTSHQENLANTSYIRLYKCSDNDGKYRVTEIRDGPLKQEDLDLESVFIVDQGTNGIWIWVGSKAPEKEKTVALRNARGFVKKKKYPSYTKVTRVVADYEPYEFKMLFPYWNDNTKTKTKAKPTILIHKFDAQAMEDRPALAAETQLIDNGSGRVTVWRIDSPRATEITYDRHGYFFSGDCYIVLYTYNTKKENHLLYYWLGTHATQEDLDCTIRKLSEIEAELERIGLQARIIQGYEPAHFLQIFRGKMTIFQGKGSMFDANGKNTKLPSQYLIKVYGTTKYESKAEQVPMKCSYLNSNYCFVLVRGKNSYIWCGQYSNGDHREMAKAFVKKEFEIVLEGKEKQEFFDLLGGKSNYDTTLMKNEFEPKQVRLFCYSNINGTFLMEEIHQFAQKNLIPEDIMLLDANEALYIWIGNLSSKEDQKLSLKLAIDYLQMDPSGRDMNIPIMHVRQSEEPPTFTGFFPTWNKKFWKHYKTFSRQIRDIESSHNGHDQHINNGIGHSKVEGEFDQYDKYPLEVLLAPNENLPARVDPLKKELHLTHDDFLSVFEMNYKEFQELPKWKQQEIKKKVKLF, from the exons ATGAGGAGCAGTAACCATAGGAATGTCTTTTTA GATGACCTCTGCATAAATGGCTCCAACAATTCCAGCACCGAAGCTgcttttcgaaaaattcaaaaacagtGGACGGCGTTTCTCATATGGCGAGTGGAAGATATGACACTAACGGCACTTCCGAAAGAgcaatatggtgtattcaattCCGAAGAGGCTTATGTTATCTTTTCTGCAGCGCAGATTGGACAACCGGCTGGTGTTGAGACCGTT CCGAGGgaagtgaaaaatgaaaaattagaatACCACGTCCATTTTTGGTTAGGAGCGGACACAACACCGAACAAATCTGGAGTCGCAGCGTTCAAAACAGTAGAATTGGACAGCATTCTGAATGGCGTGGTCACGCAACATAGAGAATCCCAAGATTACGAAAGTGCTAGATTCAAGAGTTACTTCAAAAACGGTATAAG GATACTGAAGTACCAATCAAATGACACAACGATTTCCTTCCCTAGACTGTTTAGGGTAAGAGGAAAGACTTGTCCAGTGCTTACTGAGATGGGTGGAATCTCTTGGAGCCTCTTCAACAGCTCCTATATTCTCATACTGCAAACTAATAAATACGTGTTTTTTTGGGTTGGTAGATCCTCGAACGCTAGCGAAAGAGTGCGTGCCCTCGAG ATAGCGAAGGAGCTGAATTCTTCAGTGGCAGGTTCGGAACTAGTCATAATCAACGACGGCTATGAAAAAACTTTGGCAGACGACCATAAGAAGGAATTCAACAAAGTTATGCCCTTAGATAAAAGGGTCATTCTACCGGATACATCTCATCAGGAAAATTTGGCAAACACTTCTTACATTAGACTCTATAAATGTTCAGATAACGATGGAAAGTATAGGGTTACAGAAATAAGGGACGGCCCCCTAAAACAGGAAGATCTCGATTTAGAG AGTGTATTCATCGTTGATCAGGGAACCAATGGTATATGGATATGGGTGGGGAGTAAAGCACCGGAAAAGGAAAAGACTGTTGCTCTGAGGAACGCTAGGGGGTTCGTTAAAAAGAAAAAGTATCCTAGTTACACGAAAGTGACCAGGGTAGTGGCAGACTACGAGCCATATGAATTCAAAATGTTATTTCCATACTGGAATGATAACACTAAAACGAAAACTAAAG CGAAACCCACCATATTAATACACAAATTCGACGCTCAAGCTATGGAAGATAGACCAGCCCTGGCTGCAGAAACCCAACTCATTGATAATGGCTCGGGTCGTGTCACCGTTTGGAGAATTGATAGTCCCAGAGCAACTGAAATCACCTATGACAGGCACGGATATTTCTTTTCTGGCGATTGTTACATAGTTTTATACACATATAACACTAAGAAAGAAAATCATCTTCTCTACTATTGGTTG GGAACACATGCCACTCAAGAAGATTTGGATTGCACCATCAGGAAACTGTCGGAAATTGAAGCAGAATTGGAACGAATTGGTCTTCAAGCAAGGATAATTCAAGGATATGAACCAGCACACTTTCTACAGATATTCCGAGGGAAAATGACAATATTTCAAGGCAAAGGATCAATGTTTGACG CTAATGGCAAGAATACAAAGCTTCCCTCGCAGTACCTAATCAAAGTATACGGAACAACAAAATACGAGAGTAAAGCGGAACAAGTACCAATGAAGTGTTCATACTTGAATTCGAATTACTGTTTTGTACTTGTCAGAGGGAAGAATTCATACATCTGGTGCGGACAGTATTCCAACGGTGATCACAGGGAGATGGCTAAAGCGTTTGTCAAAAAAGAATTCGAGATCGTGCTTGAAG GAAAGGAAAAGCAGGAATTTTTCGATCTGCTAGGTGGAAAGTCTAACTATGATACGACACTGATGAAAAACGAGTTCGAACCGAAACAAGTGAGGTTATTCTGCTATTCGAATATCAACGGGACTTTCTTGA TGGAAGAAATACATCAGTTCGCTCAAAAAAACTTGATACCCGAAGATATAATGCTTTTGGACGCGAATGAGGCTTTGTATATATGGATTGGAAATTTGAGCTCGAAGGAAGATCAGAAATTGAGCCTGAAATTAGCCATAGATTATCTGCAAATGG ATCCATCAGGAAGAGACATGAACATTCCTATTATGCACGTTAGGCAAAGCGAAGAACCTCCAACCTTCACTGGTTTCTTTCCAACTTGgaacaaaaaattttggaaG CATTACAAAACGTTTTCGAGGCAGATAAGAGACATCGAATCATCCCATAACGGGCATGATCAGCATATAAATAATGGAATAGGACATTCCAAAGTTGAAGGCGAATTCGATCAGTATGATAAATATCCGCTCGAAGTTCTTCTTGCGCCAAATGAAAATTTACCAGCTAGAGTGGATCCACTGAAGAAAGAA CTTCATTTAACCCACGACGACTTTCTATCTGTGTTCGAAATGAATTATAAGGAATTTCAAGAACTTCCTAAATGGAAGCAACAGGAGATCAAGAAAAAGGTGAAACTGTTTTAA
- the LOC123312144 gene encoding advillin isoform X1 gives MQVIELALNDFDDLCINGSNNSSTEAAFRKIQKQWTAFLIWRVEDMTLTALPKEQYGVFNSEEAYVIFSAAQIGQPAGVETVPREVKNEKLEYHVHFWLGADTTPNKSGVAAFKTVELDSILNGVVTQHRESQDYESARFKSYFKNGIRILKYQSNDTTISFPRLFRVRGKTCPVLTEMGGISWSLFNSSYILILQTNKYVFFWVGRSSNASERVRALEIAKELNSSVAGSELVIINDGYEKTLADDHKKEFNKVMPLDKRVILPDTSHQENLANTSYIRLYKCSDNDGKYRVTEIRDGPLKQEDLDLESVFIVDQGTNGIWIWVGSKAPEKEKTVALRNARGFVKKKKYPSYTKVTRVVADYEPYEFKMLFPYWNDNTKTKTKAKPTILIHKFDAQAMEDRPALAAETQLIDNGSGRVTVWRIDSPRATEITYDRHGYFFSGDCYIVLYTYNTKKENHLLYYWLGTHATQEDLDCTIRKLSEIEAELERIGLQARIIQGYEPAHFLQIFRGKMTIFQGKGSMFDANGKNTKLPSQYLIKVYGTTKYESKAEQVPMKCSYLNSNYCFVLVRGKNSYIWCGQYSNGDHREMAKAFVKKEFEIVLEGKEKQEFFDLLGGKSNYDTTLMKNEFEPKQVRLFCYSNINGTFLMEEIHQFAQKNLIPEDIMLLDANEALYIWIGNLSSKEDQKLSLKLAIDYLQMDPSGRDMNIPIMHVRQSEEPPTFTGFFPTWNKKFWKHYKTFSRQIRDIESSHNGHDQHINNGIGHSKVEGEFDQYDKYPLEVLLAPNENLPARVDPLKKELHLTHDDFLSVFEMNYKEFQELPKWKQQEIKKKVKLF, from the exons ATGCAAGTAATAGAGCTGGCGCTCAATGACTTT GATGACCTCTGCATAAATGGCTCCAACAATTCCAGCACCGAAGCTgcttttcgaaaaattcaaaaacagtGGACGGCGTTTCTCATATGGCGAGTGGAAGATATGACACTAACGGCACTTCCGAAAGAgcaatatggtgtattcaattCCGAAGAGGCTTATGTTATCTTTTCTGCAGCGCAGATTGGACAACCGGCTGGTGTTGAGACCGTT CCGAGGgaagtgaaaaatgaaaaattagaatACCACGTCCATTTTTGGTTAGGAGCGGACACAACACCGAACAAATCTGGAGTCGCAGCGTTCAAAACAGTAGAATTGGACAGCATTCTGAATGGCGTGGTCACGCAACATAGAGAATCCCAAGATTACGAAAGTGCTAGATTCAAGAGTTACTTCAAAAACGGTATAAG GATACTGAAGTACCAATCAAATGACACAACGATTTCCTTCCCTAGACTGTTTAGGGTAAGAGGAAAGACTTGTCCAGTGCTTACTGAGATGGGTGGAATCTCTTGGAGCCTCTTCAACAGCTCCTATATTCTCATACTGCAAACTAATAAATACGTGTTTTTTTGGGTTGGTAGATCCTCGAACGCTAGCGAAAGAGTGCGTGCCCTCGAG ATAGCGAAGGAGCTGAATTCTTCAGTGGCAGGTTCGGAACTAGTCATAATCAACGACGGCTATGAAAAAACTTTGGCAGACGACCATAAGAAGGAATTCAACAAAGTTATGCCCTTAGATAAAAGGGTCATTCTACCGGATACATCTCATCAGGAAAATTTGGCAAACACTTCTTACATTAGACTCTATAAATGTTCAGATAACGATGGAAAGTATAGGGTTACAGAAATAAGGGACGGCCCCCTAAAACAGGAAGATCTCGATTTAGAG AGTGTATTCATCGTTGATCAGGGAACCAATGGTATATGGATATGGGTGGGGAGTAAAGCACCGGAAAAGGAAAAGACTGTTGCTCTGAGGAACGCTAGGGGGTTCGTTAAAAAGAAAAAGTATCCTAGTTACACGAAAGTGACCAGGGTAGTGGCAGACTACGAGCCATATGAATTCAAAATGTTATTTCCATACTGGAATGATAACACTAAAACGAAAACTAAAG CGAAACCCACCATATTAATACACAAATTCGACGCTCAAGCTATGGAAGATAGACCAGCCCTGGCTGCAGAAACCCAACTCATTGATAATGGCTCGGGTCGTGTCACCGTTTGGAGAATTGATAGTCCCAGAGCAACTGAAATCACCTATGACAGGCACGGATATTTCTTTTCTGGCGATTGTTACATAGTTTTATACACATATAACACTAAGAAAGAAAATCATCTTCTCTACTATTGGTTG GGAACACATGCCACTCAAGAAGATTTGGATTGCACCATCAGGAAACTGTCGGAAATTGAAGCAGAATTGGAACGAATTGGTCTTCAAGCAAGGATAATTCAAGGATATGAACCAGCACACTTTCTACAGATATTCCGAGGGAAAATGACAATATTTCAAGGCAAAGGATCAATGTTTGACG CTAATGGCAAGAATACAAAGCTTCCCTCGCAGTACCTAATCAAAGTATACGGAACAACAAAATACGAGAGTAAAGCGGAACAAGTACCAATGAAGTGTTCATACTTGAATTCGAATTACTGTTTTGTACTTGTCAGAGGGAAGAATTCATACATCTGGTGCGGACAGTATTCCAACGGTGATCACAGGGAGATGGCTAAAGCGTTTGTCAAAAAAGAATTCGAGATCGTGCTTGAAG GAAAGGAAAAGCAGGAATTTTTCGATCTGCTAGGTGGAAAGTCTAACTATGATACGACACTGATGAAAAACGAGTTCGAACCGAAACAAGTGAGGTTATTCTGCTATTCGAATATCAACGGGACTTTCTTGA TGGAAGAAATACATCAGTTCGCTCAAAAAAACTTGATACCCGAAGATATAATGCTTTTGGACGCGAATGAGGCTTTGTATATATGGATTGGAAATTTGAGCTCGAAGGAAGATCAGAAATTGAGCCTGAAATTAGCCATAGATTATCTGCAAATGG ATCCATCAGGAAGAGACATGAACATTCCTATTATGCACGTTAGGCAAAGCGAAGAACCTCCAACCTTCACTGGTTTCTTTCCAACTTGgaacaaaaaattttggaaG CATTACAAAACGTTTTCGAGGCAGATAAGAGACATCGAATCATCCCATAACGGGCATGATCAGCATATAAATAATGGAATAGGACATTCCAAAGTTGAAGGCGAATTCGATCAGTATGATAAATATCCGCTCGAAGTTCTTCTTGCGCCAAATGAAAATTTACCAGCTAGAGTGGATCCACTGAAGAAAGAA CTTCATTTAACCCACGACGACTTTCTATCTGTGTTCGAAATGAATTATAAGGAATTTCAAGAACTTCCTAAATGGAAGCAACAGGAGATCAAGAAAAAGGTGAAACTGTTTTAA